Proteins encoded by one window of Salmonirosea aquatica:
- the coaBC gene encoding bifunctional phosphopantothenoylcysteine decarboxylase/phosphopantothenate--cysteine ligase CoaBC → MNLVEKKILVGVSGSIAAYKSAVLVRLLVKSGAEVRVLMTHAATEFITPLTLATLSKNPVLSTYASDDGIGQWNNHVELGLWADAFIIAPATAHTLARCANGLCDDLLTAVYLSARCPVFFAPAMDLDMYRHGSTLHNIQRLRSYGNILIEAEYGELASGLVGEGRLAEPEILLEALQRHFNHRPVVAGKRVLITAGPTQEAMDPVRYISNHSSGKMGYAIARTFAQAGADVTLVSGPVGLDAPDAAVRLVKVRSARQMLEASQEYFAASDLVVFAAAVADYAPSEVAEQKIKKHEGTFELNLTKTPDIALMLGRQKRAHQLLVGFALETENEQENARRKLESKNLDFIVLNSLNDPGAGFAYDTNKITVIDREGLIRHFELKKKEEVAQDILDIITEKWSEA, encoded by the coding sequence GTGAATTTGGTTGAAAAAAAAATACTGGTAGGCGTTTCCGGGAGCATTGCCGCCTATAAATCGGCTGTACTGGTACGTTTGCTGGTGAAATCGGGAGCCGAAGTAAGGGTACTAATGACCCACGCCGCAACCGAATTCATAACGCCGCTGACCCTGGCAACCCTATCCAAAAATCCGGTTCTGTCTACCTATGCCAGCGACGATGGCATAGGTCAATGGAATAATCATGTGGAACTCGGTCTGTGGGCTGACGCCTTTATAATCGCACCGGCTACTGCCCACACGCTGGCCCGATGCGCCAATGGCCTTTGTGATGACTTGCTGACTGCGGTGTACCTGTCGGCCCGGTGTCCGGTATTCTTTGCACCCGCCATGGATCTCGATATGTATCGCCACGGCTCCACTCTGCACAACATTCAGCGTTTGCGTTCTTACGGTAATATACTCATTGAAGCGGAGTACGGAGAACTGGCGAGCGGATTGGTAGGGGAGGGACGTCTGGCTGAGCCGGAAATACTACTGGAAGCATTGCAACGGCATTTTAATCATCGGCCCGTAGTTGCGGGTAAACGGGTTTTGATCACCGCGGGACCTACCCAGGAGGCTATGGATCCTGTTCGCTACATAAGTAATCATTCGAGTGGGAAGATGGGGTATGCAATCGCCCGTACGTTTGCGCAGGCTGGGGCGGACGTGACTTTAGTGAGTGGGCCAGTAGGGCTCGATGCGCCAGATGCGGCTGTACGGCTGGTGAAGGTACGTTCTGCCCGGCAGATGCTGGAGGCGAGCCAGGAGTACTTTGCCGCGAGCGATCTGGTCGTTTTTGCGGCGGCAGTGGCCGATTACGCCCCTTCGGAGGTAGCGGAGCAGAAAATCAAGAAACATGAAGGTACCTTCGAACTCAATCTGACTAAAACTCCGGATATAGCCCTCATGCTGGGGCGACAGAAGCGCGCACATCAACTGCTGGTAGGATTCGCCCTGGAAACGGAGAATGAACAGGAAAACGCCCGCCGCAAGCTGGAAAGCAAAAACCTAGACTTCATCGTCCTGAATTCGCTCAATGACCCAGGTGCAGGATTTGCATACGATACCAATAAGATCACCGTTATTGACAGGGAGGGACTGATCCGTCATTTTGAACTCAAAAAGAAAGAGGAGGTTGCCCAGGATATTCTTGATATTATCACCGAAAAATGGAGCGAAGCATGA
- a CDS encoding DNA-directed RNA polymerase subunit omega has protein sequence MASINPSIITRDTDKIAAQTGNLYESVSVISKRARQLSSKMKEELNNKLAEFASGVDNLEEVFENREQIEISKFYERMPKAGSMAIDEFMEGKTYHAYRQLEENN, from the coding sequence ATGGCTTCCATTAATCCATCCATCATTACGCGTGATACCGATAAGATCGCCGCTCAGACGGGTAATCTGTACGAATCGGTTTCCGTAATTTCCAAGCGTGCCCGTCAGCTTTCAAGTAAAATGAAAGAGGAACTCAACAACAAACTTGCTGAGTTCGCTTCCGGGGTGGATAACCTCGAAGAGGTATTTGAAAACCGCGAACAGATTGAAATTTCGAAGTTTTATGAGCGTATGCCTAAAGCAGGTAGCATGGCCATTGACGAGTTTATGGAGGGAAAAACCTACCATGCCTATCGGCAACTGGAAGAAAACAACTAG